Proteins from one Streptomyces sp. NBC_00289 genomic window:
- a CDS encoding DUF397 domain-containing protein, with the protein MSIRSAADDGSELNWSKSSYSSNEPGSDCIEIAPTPETVHVRDSKDRTRTHLAFATGPWTDFVTHTAGR; encoded by the coding sequence ATGAGCATCAGGTCCGCAGCCGACGACGGCTCCGAGCTGAACTGGTCCAAGAGCAGCTACAGCAGCAACGAGCCCGGCTCCGACTGCATCGAGATAGCCCCCACCCCCGAAACAGTCCACGTCCGGGACTCCAAGGACAGGACGCGGACCCACCTCGCGTTCGCGACCGGGCCGTGGACCGACTTCGTGACGCAC